Proteins encoded by one window of Gemmatimonas aurantiaca:
- the hpt gene encoding hypoxanthine phosphoribosyltransferase yields MSASLTEQRQDVRPDPRLDGRAMKRVVFDAPAIASRVEALGAEITAAYPDGDLLVLGLLKGSFIFLSDLVRHINRPLQVDFLVASSYGDAMESTGVVRLLYDPETELEGKHILLVEDIVDSGRTLNRLVELLRERHPRSLEICALLHKHIAIELRHPTRFVGFDAPHEFLVGYGLDHAENFRHLPYVASLQ; encoded by the coding sequence GTGAGCGCGAGTTTGACTGAACAGCGACAGGATGTCCGTCCGGATCCCCGGCTCGATGGCCGCGCCATGAAGCGCGTGGTCTTCGACGCCCCCGCGATCGCCTCACGCGTCGAAGCGCTGGGCGCGGAGATCACGGCCGCCTATCCCGATGGCGATCTGCTGGTGCTCGGACTGCTCAAGGGGAGCTTCATCTTCCTGAGCGATCTGGTGCGCCACATCAATCGTCCGCTGCAGGTGGATTTCCTCGTGGCCTCGTCATACGGCGACGCGATGGAATCCACCGGTGTGGTCCGGCTGCTCTACGATCCCGAAACCGAACTCGAAGGGAAGCACATCCTGCTCGTCGAGGACATCGTCGATTCCGGTCGCACGCTCAACCGGCTCGTCGAGCTGCTGCGCGAACGTCATCCCCGCTCGCTGGAGATCTGCGCCTTGCTGCACAAGCACATCGCCATCGAGCTTCGTCATCCCACGCGGTTCGTCGGGTTCGACGCCCCGCATGAATTCCTCGTCGGCTACGGGCTCGATCATGCCGAGAATTTTCGGCATCTCCCGTACGTCGCCAGTCTGCAGTAA
- the tilS gene encoding tRNA lysidine(34) synthetase TilS, which produces MRSARDDFPDAFPDDVAFEAPAERISADDLLRASIEVALDGVAEPLVLAVSGGSDSMALLFAMVRWAPARIAAVATFDHGTGSYATDAASLVAAEGRRLGLTVIRERARRIGSSEAAWREARWSFLHRVARGFHARVATAHTRDDQAETIVMRLLRGSGARGLAALAAPSPVVRPWLGVSRDELARWLEGERLPFLEDPMNASRYFLRARVRHELLPALESASPGFRDAMLELGERAARWRREVERYLDSCGVQVGESGHRASLPVAVFERTTEDGWGVLWPALCARAGVTLDAHGTRAAVRFTSSQRRGAYITIAGGATIMRTREGGVDVFAVRSPAAVATAGEWAGDAAAVPRRIGRWRFRRLTTPPSAPDVWCFGLPAGMPVVVRPWRDGDRIRSAGAPAGRRVTRYFTEFRVPVPDRSQWPVVLVDDELAWVPGVCRGLAVPSRSGRSELIWYRCEREFD; this is translated from the coding sequence ATGAGGTCCGCCCGCGACGACTTCCCTGACGCCTTCCCCGACGACGTCGCCTTCGAGGCGCCGGCCGAGCGCATTTCGGCTGACGATCTGTTGCGCGCGTCCATCGAGGTGGCGCTCGACGGCGTGGCGGAGCCACTGGTGCTGGCCGTGTCGGGTGGGAGCGACTCGATGGCGCTGCTCTTTGCCATGGTGCGCTGGGCGCCCGCGCGGATCGCCGCCGTGGCCACCTTCGATCATGGCACCGGGAGCTACGCCACGGACGCCGCGTCGCTGGTGGCGGCCGAAGGCCGGCGGCTGGGGCTGACGGTCATCCGCGAGCGGGCCCGCCGCATCGGGTCGAGCGAGGCCGCGTGGCGGGAGGCGCGCTGGAGCTTCCTGCATCGGGTGGCGCGGGGCTTTCACGCCCGCGTGGCCACGGCGCACACCCGCGACGATCAGGCCGAAACGATCGTGATGCGTCTCCTGCGGGGCAGCGGGGCCCGCGGGCTGGCCGCGCTGGCCGCGCCCTCACCGGTGGTGCGCCCCTGGCTCGGCGTGTCGCGCGACGAACTGGCGCGATGGCTCGAAGGGGAGAGGCTCCCGTTCCTCGAAGACCCCATGAACGCGTCGCGATACTTCCTGCGCGCGCGGGTCCGGCATGAGCTGCTGCCGGCTCTCGAGAGCGCGTCGCCCGGCTTCCGCGACGCCATGCTGGAGCTGGGCGAGCGGGCCGCCCGGTGGCGGCGGGAGGTGGAGCGGTATCTCGACAGCTGCGGCGTGCAGGTCGGGGAATCGGGACACCGCGCGAGCCTGCCGGTGGCGGTGTTCGAACGGACCACCGAAGACGGCTGGGGCGTGCTCTGGCCGGCGCTGTGTGCACGGGCAGGCGTGACGCTCGACGCCCACGGAACCCGTGCCGCGGTCCGGTTTACCAGCAGCCAACGTCGGGGGGCGTACATCACGATAGCCGGGGGAGCGACGATCATGCGGACACGCGAAGGCGGCGTGGACGTGTTTGCCGTGCGATCCCCGGCTGCCGTTGCAACAGCGGGAGAATGGGCCGGTGATGCGGCGGCGGTGCCGCGTCGGATCGGTCGCTGGCGCTTCCGTCGTCTGACCACGCCGCCGTCGGCACCCGATGTCTGGTGTTTCGGGTTGCCCGCCGGCATGCCGGTCGTCGTCCGCCCATGGAGAGACGGGGACCGCATTCGCAGTGCGGGGGCTCCAGCAGGGAGACGGGTGACGCGGTATTTTACGGAGTTCCGGGTTCCCGTCCCCGATCGGTCGCAGTGGCCGGTGGTACTCGTCGACGATGAGTTGGCGTGGGTTCCAGGAGTGTGCCGCGGCCTCGCGGTCCCGTCCCGATCCGGTCGATCGGAACTGATCTGGTATCGGTGTGAGCGCGAGTTTGACTGA
- a CDS encoding PH domain-containing protein, with protein MNRKNTMRESRPRSSRRGQRQGVVVPQAGGVLALVIILITLAAVVLVGRGVQPTIVETADSLTVRAWTYRRSIAYADIDSVVLRHGLSGLGRRLNGVQTGNTYLGWFEMAPFGKVSLFVDAQREPLVQVHAKDGVVVLSAPDSASAVALALRLQGVAKVAPLQ; from the coding sequence ATGAATCGGAAGAATACTATGCGGGAGAGTCGACCACGTTCCTCCCGGCGCGGGCAGAGGCAGGGCGTCGTCGTTCCCCAGGCCGGTGGGGTGCTCGCATTGGTGATCATCCTGATCACGCTTGCGGCCGTCGTGCTTGTTGGACGCGGCGTGCAGCCGACGATCGTGGAGACCGCCGATTCGCTGACGGTGCGCGCGTGGACCTACCGGCGATCGATCGCGTACGCCGACATCGATTCCGTCGTACTCCGGCATGGGTTGAGCGGCCTGGGGAGGCGCCTCAATGGGGTCCAGACTGGCAATACCTACCTCGGGTGGTTCGAGATGGCGCCATTCGGGAAAGTGTCGTTGTTCGTGGACGCGCAACGCGAGCCTCTGGTGCAGGTGCACGCGAAGGATGGCGTGGTCGTGCTGTCGGCACCCGATAGTGCGAGTGCCGTTGCCTTGGCGCTTCGACTCCAAGGGGTCGCGAAAGTCGCGCCACTACAGTGA